From the Tribolium castaneum strain GA2 chromosome 2, icTriCast1.1, whole genome shotgun sequence genome, one window contains:
- the LOC100141936 gene encoding platelet-derived growth factor receptor alpha isoform X3 has translation MCLLKVIFVMVMVNQLEAIQNKATADNTSATEIINNNTSAPALECDALKATGCLDGTNLNLSLTYWHPTKKPMKWLVNTVGSNSYCNQARIINNFLIVDTSYINSSCIYNISTIEPDVPHFLIKDSSFKEMDVANCPKKTEFCVSVGDTFSTSLGIFNTTTLPPPLVCELKATGCGEKCPYLHNYSINAMVNNRTNIPYIYLNVSLDLVDANSDKIEIHVKSRHRNSCGFMYDNFHDADHEIIIPKALPVSDITPECELEILMSFPNADSCTVSYKVPEIPGFCYEMLNPTSKILSVEPLYDNQFKILWDPGTKARNNQSYYLKKVNFFYLATETPSMPSEVEFVGKPDLEAHTATVVMKLFENDNYTLQGIFTNNYTCLHQAEFYFTAPPRRSLHLVFFTLLTSVLVVMTFLHKRILRYAKKLLGLVIPRYRNITHRENFDLQPLQSGNLVHMSINTQYTPIEFLRGDFDEFEFPRNKIIIKEILGTGAFGRVYSAKALGIGGSEGYQMVAVKTLGEGEQITREAADDFKSEIEIFKKIGKHPNIVSLLGCCTVEAPCMMIMELVPCGDLKKYLVELREQWFAEKNKQVFFPPENDNSDGAYIEPSSPTSVNSITTSRLPSTSETVFTNLEDPMTPLLEHNQQALQKVLDHKELQNFALQIARGMAHLEKISITHRDLAARNILINEFKTLKISDFGLSRTGVYINQRTKKLPLRWMALEAITEQKYDSRSDVWSFGVVLWEIGTLGAFPYEKVPDSMILHFLQMGRRLERPEICTDELYSLMRQCWATDPSQRPTFRELESALDVKAKKVYVNFDQLNPSYVFPPSDARVVKGVPIVINPRIIQEEEEGT, from the exons atgtgtttgttGAAAGTGATATTTGTTATGGTCATGGTAAACCAATTGGAAGCCATCCAAAACAAG gCAACGGCTGATAACACCTCAGCGACAG aaataattaacaataacaCCTCTGCCCCCGCGCTCGAATGTGATGCTCTAAAGGCGACAGGATGCCTGGATGGAACGAATCTTAATCTAAGTCTAACTTATTGGCACCCCACTAAAAAACCCATGAAATGGCTAGTTAACACTGTAGGATCAAACAGCTATTGTAACCAAGCTAgaattatcaataattttttaattgttgacaCGAGCTATATTAATTCTTCCTgtatttacaatatttcaaCGATTGAGCCAGACGTTCCGCATTTTCTGATAAAag ACTCGAGTTTCAAAGAAATGGACGTGGCAAATTGCCCCAAAAAAACGGAATTTTGCGTCAGTGTCGGCGATACTTTTAGCACGAGTCTAG GAATATTTAACACAACCACCCTTCCGCCTCCACTCGTATGTGAATTAAAAGCGACAGGATGTG GAGAAAAGTGTCCCTACTTACACAACTATTCCATAAATGCGATGGTGAACAACAGAACGAACATCCCGTACATTTATTTGAACGTAAGTTTGGATCTTGTTGATGCAAACAGCGACAAAATCGAGATCCATGTGAAGTCAAGACATAGGAACAGTTGCGGATTCATGTATGACAACTTCCACGACGCCGAT CACGAAATTATCATACCGAAGGCATTGCCGGTTAGCGACATTACACCCGAGTGCGAGCTTGAGATCTTGATGTCCTTCCCCAACGCTGATTCCTGCACCGTCTCATACAAAGTACCAGAAATCCCAGGTTTCTGCTACGAGATGCTCAACCCAACTTCGAAAATTTTAAGCGTGGAGCCACTTTACGACAACCAGTTTAAAATTCTCTGGGACCCTGGCACCAAAGCCAGGAACAACCAGTCCTATTACCTGAAAAAAGTCAACTTTTTTTA CTTAGCTACGGAAACGCCTTCGATGCCCAGTGAAGTCGAGTTTGTTGGAAAACCAGACCTGGAGGCACACACAGCTACGGTGGTTATGAAGCTTTTTGAGAATGACAATTACACGCTGCAGGGGATTTTCACCAATAATTACACCTGTTTACACCAAGCCGAATTTTACTTCACAG CTCCTCCTCGCCGAAGCTTACATCTGGTGTTTTTTACCCTTCTGACCAGCGTTCTAGTCGTGATGACTTTCCTGCATAAGCGTATTTTGCGGTATGCGAAAAAGTTGCTAGGGCTGGTAATCCCAAGATACAGGAACATAACTCACCGAGAGAATTTTGATTTACAACCGTTGCA aaGTGGGAACCTTGTTCACATGAGCATCAACACTCAATACACTCCAATCGAATTTTTG AGAGGCGATTTCGACGAATTCGAATTCCCCCGGAACAAGATAATCATTAAGGAAATCCTCGGAACTGGAGCTTTTGGCCGAGTGTATTCAGCCAAAGCTCTGGGAATTGGCGGAAGTGAGGGTTACCAAATGGTGGCGGTTAAAACGTTAGGGGAAGGAG AGCAAATAACAAGAGAGGCAGCCGATGATTTCAAGTCGGAAATTGagatattcaaaaaaattggtaagcACCCCAATATTGTGTCGCTCCTGGGTTGTTGTACTGTGGAAGCACCCTGTATGATGATAATGGAGTTGGTGCCGTGTGGCGACCTCAAGAAATATCTTGTGGAGTTGCGGGAACAATGGTTTgcggaaaaaaataaacaagtgtTTTTTCCCCCAGA gaaCGACAATAGTGATGGGGCATATATTGAACCATCGAGCCCTACCAGTGTTAATTCTATAACCACAAGCAGGTTACCATCGACTTCCGAAA CTGTCTTTACGAATCTGGAGGACCCCATGACGCCCCTCCTCGAGCATAACCAGCAGGCCCTTCAGAAGGTTTTGGACCACAAGGAGCTCCAGAACTTCGCCCTGCAAATCGCGCGGGGAATGGCCCATCTGGAGAAGATCTCCATCACCCACCGCGACCTCGCCGCTCGCAACATCCTAATCAACGAGttcaaaactttgaaaatCTCCGACTTCGGACTGTCCCGAACCGGGGTGTACATCAACCAAAGGACGAAAAAACTCCCCCTGCGCTGGATGGCTCTGGAAGCCATCACCGAGCAGAAGTACGACAGTAGAAGTGACGTTTGGTCTTTCGGTGTAGTGTTGTGGGAGATTGGCACACTTGGTGCGTTCCCGTACGAAAAAGTGCCCGATTCGATGATTCTGCACTTCCTGCAGATGGGGCGGAGGCTGGAAAGGCCGGAGATCTGCACTGATGAACTTTATTCGCTGATGAGGCAGTGCTGGGCCACGGACCCGAGTCAAAGGCCCACGTTTAGAGAACTGGAGAGTGCGCTGGATGTTAAGGCGAAGAAGGTTTACGTGAACTTTGACCAACTTAATCCGTCTTATGTTTTTCCGCCGAGTGATGCGCGTGTGGTGAAAGGGGTGCCCATTGTTATTAATCCGAGGATAATTCAGGAGGAAGAAGAGGGAACTTga
- the LOC100141936 gene encoding uncharacterized protein LOC100141936 isoform X1, with protein MCLLKVIFVMVMVNQLEAIQNKATADNTSATEIINNNTSAPALECDALKATGCLDGTNLNLSLTYWHPTKKPMKWLVNTVGSNSYCNQARIINNFLIVDTSYINSSCIYNISTIEPDVPHFLIKDSSFKEMDVANCPKKTEFCVSVGDTFSTSLGIFNTTTLPPPLVCELKATGCGNGTNITLNLAWNHLLPEMPSNWVVRRIEPPNCPKVRVFNNSLSIDTAYINSSCIYDITTVGKEFISHIEGSVFKEMGMESCPKKKETCITINSNDNFNISSGEKCPYLHNYSINAMVNNRTNIPYIYLNVSLDLVDANSDKIEIHVKSRHRNSCGFMYDNFHDADHEIIIPKALPVSDITPECELEILMSFPNADSCTVSYKVPEIPGFCYEMLNPTSKILSVEPLYDNQFKILWDPGTKARNNQSYYLKKVNFFYLATETPSMPSEVEFVGKPDLEAHTATVVMKLFENDNYTLQGIFTNNYTCLHQAEFYFTAPPRRSLHLVFFTLLTSVLVVMTFLHKRILRYAKKLLGLVIPRYRNITHRENFDLQPLQSGNLVHMSINTQYTPIEFLRGDFDEFEFPRNKIIIKEILGTGAFGRVYSAKALGIGGSEGYQMVAVKTLGEGEQITREAADDFKSEIEIFKKIGKHPNIVSLLGCCTVEAPCMMIMELVPCGDLKKYLVELREQWFAEKNKQVFFPPENDNSDGAYIEPSSPTSVNSITTSRLPSTSETVFTNLEDPMTPLLEHNQQALQKVLDHKELQNFALQIARGMAHLEKISITHRDLAARNILINEFKTLKISDFGLSRTGVYINQRTKKLPLRWMALEAITEQKYDSRSDVWSFGVVLWEIGTLGAFPYEKVPDSMILHFLQMGRRLERPEICTDELYSLMRQCWATDPSQRPTFRELESALDVKAKKVYVNFDQLNPSYVFPPSDARVVKGVPIVINPRIIQEEEEGT; from the exons atgtgtttgttGAAAGTGATATTTGTTATGGTCATGGTAAACCAATTGGAAGCCATCCAAAACAAG gCAACGGCTGATAACACCTCAGCGACAG aaataattaacaataacaCCTCTGCCCCCGCGCTCGAATGTGATGCTCTAAAGGCGACAGGATGCCTGGATGGAACGAATCTTAATCTAAGTCTAACTTATTGGCACCCCACTAAAAAACCCATGAAATGGCTAGTTAACACTGTAGGATCAAACAGCTATTGTAACCAAGCTAgaattatcaataattttttaattgttgacaCGAGCTATATTAATTCTTCCTgtatttacaatatttcaaCGATTGAGCCAGACGTTCCGCATTTTCTGATAAAag ACTCGAGTTTCAAAGAAATGGACGTGGCAAATTGCCCCAAAAAAACGGAATTTTGCGTCAGTGTCGGCGATACTTTTAGCACGAGTCTAG GAATATTTAACACAACCACCCTTCCGCCTCCACTCGTATGTGAATTAAAAGCGACAGGATGTGGTAATGGAACTAATATTACTCTTAATTTAGCTTGGAACCACCTGTTACCTGAAATGCCAAGTAATTGGGTAGTTCGTAGGATAGAACCACCAAACTGTCCTAAAGTTAGAGTATTCAATAATTCATTAAGTATTGATACCGCCTATATTAATTCTTCTTGTATTTATGACATTACAACAGTCGGTAAAGAATTCATTTCACATATAGAAG GATCGGTATTCAAAGAAATGGGCATGGAGTCATGTCCCAAGAAAAAAGAAACGTGTATCACTATCAATAGCaatgataattttaatataagcTCAG GAGAAAAGTGTCCCTACTTACACAACTATTCCATAAATGCGATGGTGAACAACAGAACGAACATCCCGTACATTTATTTGAACGTAAGTTTGGATCTTGTTGATGCAAACAGCGACAAAATCGAGATCCATGTGAAGTCAAGACATAGGAACAGTTGCGGATTCATGTATGACAACTTCCACGACGCCGAT CACGAAATTATCATACCGAAGGCATTGCCGGTTAGCGACATTACACCCGAGTGCGAGCTTGAGATCTTGATGTCCTTCCCCAACGCTGATTCCTGCACCGTCTCATACAAAGTACCAGAAATCCCAGGTTTCTGCTACGAGATGCTCAACCCAACTTCGAAAATTTTAAGCGTGGAGCCACTTTACGACAACCAGTTTAAAATTCTCTGGGACCCTGGCACCAAAGCCAGGAACAACCAGTCCTATTACCTGAAAAAAGTCAACTTTTTTTA CTTAGCTACGGAAACGCCTTCGATGCCCAGTGAAGTCGAGTTTGTTGGAAAACCAGACCTGGAGGCACACACAGCTACGGTGGTTATGAAGCTTTTTGAGAATGACAATTACACGCTGCAGGGGATTTTCACCAATAATTACACCTGTTTACACCAAGCCGAATTTTACTTCACAG CTCCTCCTCGCCGAAGCTTACATCTGGTGTTTTTTACCCTTCTGACCAGCGTTCTAGTCGTGATGACTTTCCTGCATAAGCGTATTTTGCGGTATGCGAAAAAGTTGCTAGGGCTGGTAATCCCAAGATACAGGAACATAACTCACCGAGAGAATTTTGATTTACAACCGTTGCA aaGTGGGAACCTTGTTCACATGAGCATCAACACTCAATACACTCCAATCGAATTTTTG AGAGGCGATTTCGACGAATTCGAATTCCCCCGGAACAAGATAATCATTAAGGAAATCCTCGGAACTGGAGCTTTTGGCCGAGTGTATTCAGCCAAAGCTCTGGGAATTGGCGGAAGTGAGGGTTACCAAATGGTGGCGGTTAAAACGTTAGGGGAAGGAG AGCAAATAACAAGAGAGGCAGCCGATGATTTCAAGTCGGAAATTGagatattcaaaaaaattggtaagcACCCCAATATTGTGTCGCTCCTGGGTTGTTGTACTGTGGAAGCACCCTGTATGATGATAATGGAGTTGGTGCCGTGTGGCGACCTCAAGAAATATCTTGTGGAGTTGCGGGAACAATGGTTTgcggaaaaaaataaacaagtgtTTTTTCCCCCAGA gaaCGACAATAGTGATGGGGCATATATTGAACCATCGAGCCCTACCAGTGTTAATTCTATAACCACAAGCAGGTTACCATCGACTTCCGAAA CTGTCTTTACGAATCTGGAGGACCCCATGACGCCCCTCCTCGAGCATAACCAGCAGGCCCTTCAGAAGGTTTTGGACCACAAGGAGCTCCAGAACTTCGCCCTGCAAATCGCGCGGGGAATGGCCCATCTGGAGAAGATCTCCATCACCCACCGCGACCTCGCCGCTCGCAACATCCTAATCAACGAGttcaaaactttgaaaatCTCCGACTTCGGACTGTCCCGAACCGGGGTGTACATCAACCAAAGGACGAAAAAACTCCCCCTGCGCTGGATGGCTCTGGAAGCCATCACCGAGCAGAAGTACGACAGTAGAAGTGACGTTTGGTCTTTCGGTGTAGTGTTGTGGGAGATTGGCACACTTGGTGCGTTCCCGTACGAAAAAGTGCCCGATTCGATGATTCTGCACTTCCTGCAGATGGGGCGGAGGCTGGAAAGGCCGGAGATCTGCACTGATGAACTTTATTCGCTGATGAGGCAGTGCTGGGCCACGGACCCGAGTCAAAGGCCCACGTTTAGAGAACTGGAGAGTGCGCTGGATGTTAAGGCGAAGAAGGTTTACGTGAACTTTGACCAACTTAATCCGTCTTATGTTTTTCCGCCGAGTGATGCGCGTGTGGTGAAAGGGGTGCCCATTGTTATTAATCCGAGGATAATTCAGGAGGAAGAAGAGGGAACTTga
- the LOC100141936 gene encoding platelet-derived growth factor receptor alpha isoform X2 has protein sequence MCLLKVIFVMVMVNQLEAIQNKATADNTSATEIINNNTSAPALECDALKATGCLDGTNLNLSLTYWHPTKKPMKWLVNTVGSNSYCNQARIINNFLIVDTSYINSSCIYNISTIEPDVPHFLIKGIFNTTTLPPPLVCELKATGCGNGTNITLNLAWNHLLPEMPSNWVVRRIEPPNCPKVRVFNNSLSIDTAYINSSCIYDITTVGKEFISHIEGSVFKEMGMESCPKKKETCITINSNDNFNISSGEKCPYLHNYSINAMVNNRTNIPYIYLNVSLDLVDANSDKIEIHVKSRHRNSCGFMYDNFHDADHEIIIPKALPVSDITPECELEILMSFPNADSCTVSYKVPEIPGFCYEMLNPTSKILSVEPLYDNQFKILWDPGTKARNNQSYYLKKVNFFYLATETPSMPSEVEFVGKPDLEAHTATVVMKLFENDNYTLQGIFTNNYTCLHQAEFYFTAPPRRSLHLVFFTLLTSVLVVMTFLHKRILRYAKKLLGLVIPRYRNITHRENFDLQPLQSGNLVHMSINTQYTPIEFLRGDFDEFEFPRNKIIIKEILGTGAFGRVYSAKALGIGGSEGYQMVAVKTLGEGEQITREAADDFKSEIEIFKKIGKHPNIVSLLGCCTVEAPCMMIMELVPCGDLKKYLVELREQWFAEKNKQVFFPPENDNSDGAYIEPSSPTSVNSITTSRLPSTSETVFTNLEDPMTPLLEHNQQALQKVLDHKELQNFALQIARGMAHLEKISITHRDLAARNILINEFKTLKISDFGLSRTGVYINQRTKKLPLRWMALEAITEQKYDSRSDVWSFGVVLWEIGTLGAFPYEKVPDSMILHFLQMGRRLERPEICTDELYSLMRQCWATDPSQRPTFRELESALDVKAKKVYVNFDQLNPSYVFPPSDARVVKGVPIVINPRIIQEEEEGT, from the exons atgtgtttgttGAAAGTGATATTTGTTATGGTCATGGTAAACCAATTGGAAGCCATCCAAAACAAG gCAACGGCTGATAACACCTCAGCGACAG aaataattaacaataacaCCTCTGCCCCCGCGCTCGAATGTGATGCTCTAAAGGCGACAGGATGCCTGGATGGAACGAATCTTAATCTAAGTCTAACTTATTGGCACCCCACTAAAAAACCCATGAAATGGCTAGTTAACACTGTAGGATCAAACAGCTATTGTAACCAAGCTAgaattatcaataattttttaattgttgacaCGAGCTATATTAATTCTTCCTgtatttacaatatttcaaCGATTGAGCCAGACGTTCCGCATTTTCTGATAAAag GAATATTTAACACAACCACCCTTCCGCCTCCACTCGTATGTGAATTAAAAGCGACAGGATGTGGTAATGGAACTAATATTACTCTTAATTTAGCTTGGAACCACCTGTTACCTGAAATGCCAAGTAATTGGGTAGTTCGTAGGATAGAACCACCAAACTGTCCTAAAGTTAGAGTATTCAATAATTCATTAAGTATTGATACCGCCTATATTAATTCTTCTTGTATTTATGACATTACAACAGTCGGTAAAGAATTCATTTCACATATAGAAG GATCGGTATTCAAAGAAATGGGCATGGAGTCATGTCCCAAGAAAAAAGAAACGTGTATCACTATCAATAGCaatgataattttaatataagcTCAG GAGAAAAGTGTCCCTACTTACACAACTATTCCATAAATGCGATGGTGAACAACAGAACGAACATCCCGTACATTTATTTGAACGTAAGTTTGGATCTTGTTGATGCAAACAGCGACAAAATCGAGATCCATGTGAAGTCAAGACATAGGAACAGTTGCGGATTCATGTATGACAACTTCCACGACGCCGAT CACGAAATTATCATACCGAAGGCATTGCCGGTTAGCGACATTACACCCGAGTGCGAGCTTGAGATCTTGATGTCCTTCCCCAACGCTGATTCCTGCACCGTCTCATACAAAGTACCAGAAATCCCAGGTTTCTGCTACGAGATGCTCAACCCAACTTCGAAAATTTTAAGCGTGGAGCCACTTTACGACAACCAGTTTAAAATTCTCTGGGACCCTGGCACCAAAGCCAGGAACAACCAGTCCTATTACCTGAAAAAAGTCAACTTTTTTTA CTTAGCTACGGAAACGCCTTCGATGCCCAGTGAAGTCGAGTTTGTTGGAAAACCAGACCTGGAGGCACACACAGCTACGGTGGTTATGAAGCTTTTTGAGAATGACAATTACACGCTGCAGGGGATTTTCACCAATAATTACACCTGTTTACACCAAGCCGAATTTTACTTCACAG CTCCTCCTCGCCGAAGCTTACATCTGGTGTTTTTTACCCTTCTGACCAGCGTTCTAGTCGTGATGACTTTCCTGCATAAGCGTATTTTGCGGTATGCGAAAAAGTTGCTAGGGCTGGTAATCCCAAGATACAGGAACATAACTCACCGAGAGAATTTTGATTTACAACCGTTGCA aaGTGGGAACCTTGTTCACATGAGCATCAACACTCAATACACTCCAATCGAATTTTTG AGAGGCGATTTCGACGAATTCGAATTCCCCCGGAACAAGATAATCATTAAGGAAATCCTCGGAACTGGAGCTTTTGGCCGAGTGTATTCAGCCAAAGCTCTGGGAATTGGCGGAAGTGAGGGTTACCAAATGGTGGCGGTTAAAACGTTAGGGGAAGGAG AGCAAATAACAAGAGAGGCAGCCGATGATTTCAAGTCGGAAATTGagatattcaaaaaaattggtaagcACCCCAATATTGTGTCGCTCCTGGGTTGTTGTACTGTGGAAGCACCCTGTATGATGATAATGGAGTTGGTGCCGTGTGGCGACCTCAAGAAATATCTTGTGGAGTTGCGGGAACAATGGTTTgcggaaaaaaataaacaagtgtTTTTTCCCCCAGA gaaCGACAATAGTGATGGGGCATATATTGAACCATCGAGCCCTACCAGTGTTAATTCTATAACCACAAGCAGGTTACCATCGACTTCCGAAA CTGTCTTTACGAATCTGGAGGACCCCATGACGCCCCTCCTCGAGCATAACCAGCAGGCCCTTCAGAAGGTTTTGGACCACAAGGAGCTCCAGAACTTCGCCCTGCAAATCGCGCGGGGAATGGCCCATCTGGAGAAGATCTCCATCACCCACCGCGACCTCGCCGCTCGCAACATCCTAATCAACGAGttcaaaactttgaaaatCTCCGACTTCGGACTGTCCCGAACCGGGGTGTACATCAACCAAAGGACGAAAAAACTCCCCCTGCGCTGGATGGCTCTGGAAGCCATCACCGAGCAGAAGTACGACAGTAGAAGTGACGTTTGGTCTTTCGGTGTAGTGTTGTGGGAGATTGGCACACTTGGTGCGTTCCCGTACGAAAAAGTGCCCGATTCGATGATTCTGCACTTCCTGCAGATGGGGCGGAGGCTGGAAAGGCCGGAGATCTGCACTGATGAACTTTATTCGCTGATGAGGCAGTGCTGGGCCACGGACCCGAGTCAAAGGCCCACGTTTAGAGAACTGGAGAGTGCGCTGGATGTTAAGGCGAAGAAGGTTTACGTGAACTTTGACCAACTTAATCCGTCTTATGTTTTTCCGCCGAGTGATGCGCGTGTGGTGAAAGGGGTGCCCATTGTTATTAATCCGAGGATAATTCAGGAGGAAGAAGAGGGAACTTga
- the LOC100141936 gene encoding platelet-derived growth factor receptor alpha isoform X5, with translation MCLLKVIFVMVMVNQLEAIQNKATADNTSATEIINNNTSAPALECDALKATGCLDGTNLNLSLTYWHPTKKPMKWLVNTVGSNSYCNQARIINNFLIVDTSYINSSCIYNISTIEPDVPHFLIKGIFNTTTLPPPLVCELKATGCGEKCPYLHNYSINAMVNNRTNIPYIYLNVSLDLVDANSDKIEIHVKSRHRNSCGFMYDNFHDADHEIIIPKALPVSDITPECELEILMSFPNADSCTVSYKVPEIPGFCYEMLNPTSKILSVEPLYDNQFKILWDPGTKARNNQSYYLKKVNFFYLATETPSMPSEVEFVGKPDLEAHTATVVMKLFENDNYTLQGIFTNNYTCLHQAEFYFTAPPRRSLHLVFFTLLTSVLVVMTFLHKRILRYAKKLLGLVIPRYRNITHRENFDLQPLQSGNLVHMSINTQYTPIEFLRGDFDEFEFPRNKIIIKEILGTGAFGRVYSAKALGIGGSEGYQMVAVKTLGEGEQITREAADDFKSEIEIFKKIGKHPNIVSLLGCCTVEAPCMMIMELVPCGDLKKYLVELREQWFAEKNKQVFFPPENDNSDGAYIEPSSPTSVNSITTSRLPSTSETVFTNLEDPMTPLLEHNQQALQKVLDHKELQNFALQIARGMAHLEKISITHRDLAARNILINEFKTLKISDFGLSRTGVYINQRTKKLPLRWMALEAITEQKYDSRSDVWSFGVVLWEIGTLGAFPYEKVPDSMILHFLQMGRRLERPEICTDELYSLMRQCWATDPSQRPTFRELESALDVKAKKVYVNFDQLNPSYVFPPSDARVVKGVPIVINPRIIQEEEEGT, from the exons atgtgtttgttGAAAGTGATATTTGTTATGGTCATGGTAAACCAATTGGAAGCCATCCAAAACAAG gCAACGGCTGATAACACCTCAGCGACAG aaataattaacaataacaCCTCTGCCCCCGCGCTCGAATGTGATGCTCTAAAGGCGACAGGATGCCTGGATGGAACGAATCTTAATCTAAGTCTAACTTATTGGCACCCCACTAAAAAACCCATGAAATGGCTAGTTAACACTGTAGGATCAAACAGCTATTGTAACCAAGCTAgaattatcaataattttttaattgttgacaCGAGCTATATTAATTCTTCCTgtatttacaatatttcaaCGATTGAGCCAGACGTTCCGCATTTTCTGATAAAag GAATATTTAACACAACCACCCTTCCGCCTCCACTCGTATGTGAATTAAAAGCGACAGGATGTG GAGAAAAGTGTCCCTACTTACACAACTATTCCATAAATGCGATGGTGAACAACAGAACGAACATCCCGTACATTTATTTGAACGTAAGTTTGGATCTTGTTGATGCAAACAGCGACAAAATCGAGATCCATGTGAAGTCAAGACATAGGAACAGTTGCGGATTCATGTATGACAACTTCCACGACGCCGAT CACGAAATTATCATACCGAAGGCATTGCCGGTTAGCGACATTACACCCGAGTGCGAGCTTGAGATCTTGATGTCCTTCCCCAACGCTGATTCCTGCACCGTCTCATACAAAGTACCAGAAATCCCAGGTTTCTGCTACGAGATGCTCAACCCAACTTCGAAAATTTTAAGCGTGGAGCCACTTTACGACAACCAGTTTAAAATTCTCTGGGACCCTGGCACCAAAGCCAGGAACAACCAGTCCTATTACCTGAAAAAAGTCAACTTTTTTTA CTTAGCTACGGAAACGCCTTCGATGCCCAGTGAAGTCGAGTTTGTTGGAAAACCAGACCTGGAGGCACACACAGCTACGGTGGTTATGAAGCTTTTTGAGAATGACAATTACACGCTGCAGGGGATTTTCACCAATAATTACACCTGTTTACACCAAGCCGAATTTTACTTCACAG CTCCTCCTCGCCGAAGCTTACATCTGGTGTTTTTTACCCTTCTGACCAGCGTTCTAGTCGTGATGACTTTCCTGCATAAGCGTATTTTGCGGTATGCGAAAAAGTTGCTAGGGCTGGTAATCCCAAGATACAGGAACATAACTCACCGAGAGAATTTTGATTTACAACCGTTGCA aaGTGGGAACCTTGTTCACATGAGCATCAACACTCAATACACTCCAATCGAATTTTTG AGAGGCGATTTCGACGAATTCGAATTCCCCCGGAACAAGATAATCATTAAGGAAATCCTCGGAACTGGAGCTTTTGGCCGAGTGTATTCAGCCAAAGCTCTGGGAATTGGCGGAAGTGAGGGTTACCAAATGGTGGCGGTTAAAACGTTAGGGGAAGGAG AGCAAATAACAAGAGAGGCAGCCGATGATTTCAAGTCGGAAATTGagatattcaaaaaaattggtaagcACCCCAATATTGTGTCGCTCCTGGGTTGTTGTACTGTGGAAGCACCCTGTATGATGATAATGGAGTTGGTGCCGTGTGGCGACCTCAAGAAATATCTTGTGGAGTTGCGGGAACAATGGTTTgcggaaaaaaataaacaagtgtTTTTTCCCCCAGA gaaCGACAATAGTGATGGGGCATATATTGAACCATCGAGCCCTACCAGTGTTAATTCTATAACCACAAGCAGGTTACCATCGACTTCCGAAA CTGTCTTTACGAATCTGGAGGACCCCATGACGCCCCTCCTCGAGCATAACCAGCAGGCCCTTCAGAAGGTTTTGGACCACAAGGAGCTCCAGAACTTCGCCCTGCAAATCGCGCGGGGAATGGCCCATCTGGAGAAGATCTCCATCACCCACCGCGACCTCGCCGCTCGCAACATCCTAATCAACGAGttcaaaactttgaaaatCTCCGACTTCGGACTGTCCCGAACCGGGGTGTACATCAACCAAAGGACGAAAAAACTCCCCCTGCGCTGGATGGCTCTGGAAGCCATCACCGAGCAGAAGTACGACAGTAGAAGTGACGTTTGGTCTTTCGGTGTAGTGTTGTGGGAGATTGGCACACTTGGTGCGTTCCCGTACGAAAAAGTGCCCGATTCGATGATTCTGCACTTCCTGCAGATGGGGCGGAGGCTGGAAAGGCCGGAGATCTGCACTGATGAACTTTATTCGCTGATGAGGCAGTGCTGGGCCACGGACCCGAGTCAAAGGCCCACGTTTAGAGAACTGGAGAGTGCGCTGGATGTTAAGGCGAAGAAGGTTTACGTGAACTTTGACCAACTTAATCCGTCTTATGTTTTTCCGCCGAGTGATGCGCGTGTGGTGAAAGGGGTGCCCATTGTTATTAATCCGAGGATAATTCAGGAGGAAGAAGAGGGAACTTga